In Symmachiella dynata, the following are encoded in one genomic region:
- a CDS encoding serine/threonine-protein kinase: MKEPHSHVGSADDSLFDQIADEITDRFSRGETLDVEEFVTRYPQFEEVIRQLFPALAALASPESTQFRDDDHPESTEKIIGDFRLIRQIGRGGMGIVYEAQQISLQRRVALKILPFAAVLDPRQLQRFKIEAQAAAGLHHPHIVPVHSVGTDRGVHYYAMQYVDGQDLATVLKQLRLSLVDGQIAELPAVTRVKNAGSSQEAAKCEMILDPQAGGTSFDTQAHEAETAARVVETNRIQCHTTQSLADRHNRFRTIAELGIQAAEALDYAHQRGIIHRDIKPSNLLIDGEGVLWITDFGLAQMESEGNLTMTGDFIGTLQYMSPEQALGHHELVDQRTDIYALGVTLYELLTCQPMLPMADKAVMLKNIAVEEPPLPSSFDRTVPADLETIVLKATAKDPAARYASAGALADDLRHYLELRPILAKRPGVWDRFAKWSRRNNTLVSSIAAILLMAVVALSLSMFFVARAYQAESKQRKIAERQSRRADDNLTHALKAVNEMLTEVASDEIVDVPQMATVRRELLQKAVNFLEHLSAAEGDVPTVHYETARAYVKITNIHEALGEFEQAEQTGKRAIAMLKKLIAANPRNAVYRDTLTEAYGYLGTSYFQRRPTYMDDALATCKLRLDETQSLVEDFPGELRFRRRFAEVNTDMGNFHWEAQHQHEAEIYLRKAVRIWNEIKSEYPNAADGPDEAHCRQWLGTMLLRTLHFDEAELELLFANRVYEQLVQDQPNNTDIRGRLAQNRSYLGQLYFRQGDYNRSGEFRRKATQLRELLAEEFPNVYEHKRRLAICYENLILTLGREQKFDEARVQMEKQRILRRDISIRFPQLPGKPGGIGWGPCDLATMMYDTGHIDLARQYFSQALQDFETDVEHFPQHFKAQHWLSWLLVRCPISELRDPHKALPLAKQATLTRPDDGDAMCVLGVAEYRCGQVEQAVTTLNRAIELSNNDAAVVAQYVLAMIDWEQDRRDEAVRRFSETATLKSAALEHDPTLKWMHDEAALLLDLTTNGK; the protein is encoded by the coding sequence GTGAAGGAACCTCACTCACACGTTGGCTCAGCAGACGATTCATTATTTGATCAGATTGCAGATGAGATCACCGACCGGTTCAGCCGGGGCGAAACGCTAGACGTTGAAGAATTCGTCACTCGTTATCCGCAATTTGAGGAGGTCATCCGCCAGCTATTTCCGGCATTGGCCGCATTGGCCTCGCCTGAGTCAACCCAGTTTCGTGACGACGATCATCCTGAATCGACCGAAAAGATCATTGGCGATTTTCGTCTGATCCGCCAAATTGGCCGCGGCGGCATGGGGATCGTTTACGAGGCTCAACAAATCTCCTTGCAGAGACGGGTGGCACTCAAGATCCTGCCATTTGCAGCGGTCCTCGACCCGCGTCAATTGCAGCGATTCAAAATCGAAGCACAGGCCGCCGCTGGACTGCATCATCCGCACATTGTGCCGGTCCATTCTGTCGGAACCGATCGCGGCGTGCACTATTATGCGATGCAATACGTCGACGGACAAGATTTAGCAACGGTCCTCAAGCAGTTGCGACTCTCCTTGGTCGACGGCCAAATCGCCGAGCTCCCGGCAGTCACACGCGTCAAAAATGCTGGTTCATCGCAGGAAGCTGCGAAGTGTGAGATGATCCTCGATCCACAGGCCGGTGGAACCTCGTTTGACACGCAGGCGCACGAAGCAGAGACGGCAGCGCGCGTGGTCGAAACAAATCGCATTCAATGTCACACGACACAATCGCTGGCTGATCGTCACAACCGCTTTCGTACGATCGCTGAGTTGGGCATTCAGGCGGCCGAGGCATTAGATTATGCACATCAACGGGGAATCATTCATCGCGACATCAAACCGTCGAATCTGTTGATCGACGGAGAGGGAGTGCTTTGGATCACGGATTTTGGCTTGGCCCAAATGGAATCTGAAGGCAACCTCACCATGACGGGTGACTTCATTGGGACGCTACAATACATGAGTCCCGAACAGGCACTGGGACATCACGAATTGGTCGATCAGCGGACCGACATCTATGCACTTGGGGTCACGCTTTATGAATTGCTGACCTGTCAGCCAATGCTCCCCATGGCAGATAAAGCTGTCATGCTTAAAAATATTGCTGTGGAAGAACCGCCGCTGCCCAGCAGTTTCGATCGCACGGTTCCAGCTGACTTGGAGACGATCGTCCTCAAAGCAACGGCAAAAGACCCCGCGGCACGGTATGCTTCAGCAGGAGCGTTGGCCGATGATTTGCGACACTACCTGGAACTACGGCCCATCCTCGCAAAACGGCCGGGGGTTTGGGATCGATTTGCCAAGTGGTCGCGACGGAATAACACGCTCGTCTCATCCATAGCTGCGATCTTGCTGATGGCAGTAGTTGCGCTTTCCCTCAGCATGTTTTTTGTGGCCCGTGCCTATCAAGCAGAGTCGAAGCAACGGAAAATTGCCGAGCGGCAATCACGTCGCGCCGACGACAATCTCACGCACGCCCTGAAGGCTGTCAACGAAATGCTCACCGAGGTCGCCTCGGATGAAATAGTCGACGTTCCACAAATGGCAACCGTCCGGCGGGAGTTATTGCAAAAGGCGGTCAACTTTTTAGAGCACTTGTCAGCTGCCGAGGGGGACGTCCCAACCGTACATTACGAAACAGCAAGAGCCTACGTGAAAATCACCAACATTCACGAAGCATTGGGCGAATTCGAACAAGCTGAGCAGACCGGCAAGCGTGCGATCGCGATGCTCAAAAAGTTGATCGCCGCAAATCCACGAAATGCCGTCTACCGCGACACGCTGACTGAAGCATATGGATACCTGGGGACATCCTATTTCCAACGTCGGCCGACATATATGGATGATGCACTGGCCACCTGTAAATTGCGGCTGGATGAAACTCAGAGTCTGGTGGAGGATTTCCCAGGCGAACTTCGATTTCGTCGTCGTTTCGCAGAAGTTAATACCGACATGGGCAATTTCCACTGGGAAGCCCAGCATCAACATGAAGCGGAAATCTATCTGCGCAAGGCGGTGCGTATTTGGAACGAGATAAAGTCTGAGTATCCCAACGCCGCCGATGGACCGGACGAAGCGCATTGTCGCCAATGGTTGGGAACGATGTTGCTGCGCACGTTACACTTTGATGAAGCCGAACTGGAGCTGTTGTTCGCAAATCGTGTCTATGAGCAATTGGTGCAAGACCAACCCAATAACACGGATATCCGCGGGCGACTCGCCCAGAATCGGTCCTATTTGGGGCAGCTTTATTTTCGACAAGGGGACTACAACCGCTCCGGTGAATTTCGGCGAAAAGCGACTCAATTGCGGGAATTGCTCGCCGAGGAATTCCCCAACGTTTACGAGCATAAGCGTCGCTTGGCGATCTGCTATGAAAATCTGATTTTAACGCTTGGAAGAGAACAGAAGTTTGATGAAGCCCGCGTGCAAATGGAAAAACAGCGAATATTGCGCCGGGATATTTCGATACGCTTTCCGCAACTCCCTGGAAAACCAGGGGGAATCGGCTGGGGACCCTGTGACTTGGCGACAATGATGTATGACACAGGCCATATCGATCTTGCGCGGCAATATTTTTCTCAAGCCTTGCAAGACTTTGAAACGGACGTGGAACATTTCCCACAACATTTTAAAGCACAACATTGGCTGTCGTGGTTACTCGTAAGATGTCCGATCAGCGAACTTCGTGATCCGCACAAAGCGCTTCCGCTTGCAAAACAAGCCACCCTGACGAGGCCTGACGATGGCGATGCCATGTGCGTGTTGGGCGTGGCGGAATATCGCTGTGGCCAGGTTGAACAAGCCGTCACCACATTGAATCGAGCGATCGAACTATCTAATAACGACGCCGCGGTCGTCGCCCAATACGTACTCGCCATGATCGACTGGGAACAAGATCGTCGCGACGAAGCGGTTCGCCGGTTCTCTGAGACTGCAACTCTCAAGTCCGCGGCGCTAGAGCACGATCCGACTCTGAAGTGGATGCACGACGAAGCAGCCCTGCTCTTAGACCTGACGACCAACGGCAAATGA
- the hisN gene encoding histidinol-phosphatase — protein sequence MSEQPEISRRLEVALTVTQAAAELIMPHYQSADLAVESKGDESPVTVADKGAEKLIRERLFDVFPDDSVLGEEFDDVEGTSGYRWVLDPIDGTKSFIHGVPLFGTLAGLEYDGRLVAGVCRFPALNEVVYASLGEGAWWQRRDQKPVAARVSDISDMSQALFCTTTITRWEQIGRTEAFHDLCTKSKLTRGWGDCYGHILVATGRAEVMIDPELSAWDCAALIPIMVEAGGDFVDWKGKRSMHSGNGLSVNAALKDEILAILQ from the coding sequence ATGAGTGAACAACCGGAGATTTCGCGGCGGCTGGAGGTCGCCCTGACAGTGACACAGGCGGCCGCGGAGTTGATCATGCCGCACTACCAATCGGCCGATTTGGCGGTGGAGAGTAAAGGGGACGAAAGTCCTGTAACCGTGGCGGACAAAGGGGCGGAAAAACTCATTCGCGAACGGCTCTTTGATGTCTTCCCCGACGATAGCGTGCTGGGAGAAGAATTTGACGATGTCGAGGGGACCAGCGGATACCGTTGGGTCCTCGATCCGATCGACGGCACAAAATCGTTCATCCACGGTGTGCCCCTGTTTGGCACGTTGGCTGGTTTGGAATACGACGGTCGCTTGGTGGCGGGCGTTTGCCGGTTTCCCGCACTGAATGAAGTCGTCTATGCCTCGCTGGGAGAAGGTGCCTGGTGGCAACGTCGCGACCAAAAACCGGTTGCTGCGCGCGTCAGCGATATTTCGGATATGTCGCAGGCCCTGTTTTGCACTACGACGATCACCCGTTGGGAACAAATCGGGCGTACCGAAGCGTTTCACGACCTCTGTACCAAATCGAAACTGACCCGCGGTTGGGGCGACTGTTACGGACACATTCTGGTCGCAACCGGACGGGCGGAGGTGATGATTGATCCCGAATTGAGTGCCTGGGATTGTGCCGCCTTGATTCCGATCATGGTCGAAGCGGGGGGCGACTTTGTCGACTGGAAGGGCAAACGTTCAATGCATTCTGGAAACGGGTTGTCGGTCAATGCGGCATTGAAGGATGAGATTTTGGCGATTTTGCAATAA
- a CDS encoding sodium:solute symporter family transporter, whose translation MFAAPAPPHDGLSSYDYIAVAMYLLGTIGIALYFAKRQGSTEEFFLGGRNMPWFAVGLSIMATLMSTISYLAQPGELIKNGITMLVGTLAVPLNILVIFMLFVPFFMRLRLTSAYEFLELRFNYTARAMGAALFVFMRLGWMGVVVYTSSMALTAMTRGNIPQEYQSALIYFVIVGVGVFATVYTAVGGMRAVIWTDVVQFLVLFGGTLITLGYIATTTGTGPAHWWETASTVTESHASPPIFSWDIRVQRTMVWAICMVFFWTICTHVSDQVVLQRYFSTKSLKAARNSYLLAAGADFVVLVLLALCGLALMSFYLEHPTFLPLDADTGEHVSVSSNFADKVFPYFIGHQLPPGVGGLILAALIAAAMSSIDSGVNSVSAVITTDFFARLNPQGAEKMSELKLAKILTITIGMISTGVACCVAYIVISHKINIFEVMQPAFNMFLGPLASLFVIGMFLPRCTARTTIPAVMLGTVVAIIWSYWKPIAGLDYWKLINEEWDASVVIDNAPTFTLSTTVPFLVAVISAGILSLIFESSTPHSGSGYTWYQIMKRDPDAPNVSTTEK comes from the coding sequence ATGTTCGCAGCCCCGGCGCCTCCACACGATGGTCTGAGTTCGTACGACTACATCGCAGTCGCAATGTATTTGCTGGGAACGATTGGCATCGCACTGTATTTTGCGAAGCGGCAAGGATCGACGGAAGAGTTTTTCCTCGGCGGCCGGAACATGCCTTGGTTCGCTGTCGGCTTGAGCATCATGGCGACGTTGATGTCGACGATCTCGTACTTGGCGCAACCGGGAGAGCTGATCAAAAACGGCATCACGATGTTAGTCGGCACCCTGGCGGTGCCGCTCAATATCCTCGTGATCTTTATGCTGTTCGTACCGTTCTTTATGCGGTTACGTCTCACCAGTGCGTATGAATTTCTGGAGTTGCGTTTCAACTACACCGCCCGCGCAATGGGAGCAGCGCTGTTTGTATTTATGCGACTGGGCTGGATGGGGGTCGTGGTTTATACCTCGTCGATGGCGCTGACAGCGATGACGCGGGGGAACATACCCCAGGAATACCAAAGCGCGCTGATCTATTTTGTGATCGTCGGCGTGGGTGTTTTCGCCACCGTCTATACCGCTGTAGGCGGAATGCGGGCGGTGATTTGGACGGATGTGGTGCAGTTCTTAGTGCTGTTTGGCGGCACGCTGATCACGTTGGGTTATATTGCCACCACAACCGGCACGGGGCCGGCACATTGGTGGGAAACCGCTTCGACCGTAACGGAATCCCACGCAAGTCCACCGATTTTCAGTTGGGACATTCGAGTACAGCGGACCATGGTCTGGGCGATTTGCATGGTCTTCTTCTGGACGATCTGTACGCACGTCTCGGACCAAGTTGTGTTACAGCGATATTTTTCAACCAAGTCGTTAAAGGCGGCCCGCAATAGTTATCTCTTGGCGGCGGGGGCGGATTTTGTCGTGTTGGTCCTGCTGGCACTTTGTGGTTTGGCGTTGATGTCGTTCTACTTGGAACACCCCACGTTCTTGCCGCTCGATGCCGATACGGGCGAACACGTTTCAGTCTCTTCAAATTTTGCGGATAAAGTCTTCCCCTACTTTATCGGCCATCAACTTCCTCCCGGTGTCGGAGGTTTGATTTTGGCAGCTTTGATTGCCGCAGCCATGTCGAGCATCGATTCGGGAGTGAACTCCGTTTCGGCCGTCATCACCACCGACTTTTTCGCTCGGTTGAATCCCCAGGGGGCGGAGAAGATGAGCGAATTGAAGTTGGCCAAAATCCTCACGATCACCATCGGAATGATCTCAACCGGCGTCGCCTGTTGCGTGGCCTATATCGTGATCTCTCACAAAATTAATATCTTTGAAGTGATGCAACCCGCCTTCAATATGTTTTTGGGGCCGCTGGCGTCGCTGTTTGTGATCGGCATGTTCCTGCCACGGTGCACAGCCCGCACCACGATTCCGGCGGTTATGCTGGGTACGGTGGTCGCGATTATTTGGAGCTACTGGAAACCGATCGCCGGATTGGATTATTGGAAGTTGATTAACGAGGAATGGGATGCGAGCGTGGTCATTGATAATGCGCCGACATTCACATTATCGACGACGGTTCCCTTTCTGGTCGCGGTGATTTCCGCAGGGATTCTGAGCCTGATTTTCGAATCGAGTACGCCGCACTCCGGATCTGGTTACACCTGGTATCAGATCATGAAACGGGATCCAGATGCTCCCAATGTTTCGACGACAGAAAAGTAA
- a CDS encoding PQQ-binding-like beta-propeller repeat protein — protein sequence MLRITLAGLLFVGYLWAGLSTVVAGDWPTWRYDSQRSAAAPDALPAKLHLQWTLQRPPSAPAWPEDPRLQFDAGYEPIVVGDTLYVGSARNDSLTAIAASTGDEKWKFFAGGPIRFAPVFTEGRLYFGADDGVFYCLDAETGTVVWQHDTAPTNRKVIGNGRLTSVWPMRGGPVLSDGKIQFTTGVWPFEGVMLYTLDLQNADATDEKPHLTSTVLADSAPQGYAVVAGDRLFLPCGRERVLARSLSTGKPIGMKYDSRGKTDFHAIAAGDWLFHGEKIFHVQDQLLAAVEARRPVVADNTVYGVQGGNVVALDLADPQYTETKDRRGKLVKQLSLAKKWELSYADIVGKAEGDAAKWLADNPLTIHLKAGNRLYGYQAGQVFAIDLPTENSPANKTWSAAIEGTPTSMVAAADKLFVVTQEGKFYCFGAEKTDPRHHKPESVELASTDAATAEKVAALLKASPSDTGYALVMGVSDGGLIEELLLQSQLPVIAVDQDAAKIDAVRRKLDAAGVYGTRVSAHVGRPLEFGLPPYMASLITSEDAQSGDISDAASVIQKTFQILRPYGGAAYLATSDVEHEMLVHFVAALGLANAEVRRVGDLSSISREGSLPGAADWTHEYGDTANTLMSKDKLVKAPLGVLWFGGPAADGDLFYNRHYWGPSLTVIGGRMFLQGPNKLSAVDIYTGRVLWQMPLKDSDEIQPGRRGNDFEEVIAGFNFVAMEDGIYLVNEQVCRRYDPATGKVMSEFTLPKAEGQWGRFRVYEDLLIAEVFREVPGKGRLPVELQAIDRNSGETVWKKTAKFSFPFVAINGGKLYCFDGMIQDLYLDWKRRGKIPEAGPDRDVVAMDVRSGKEFWRYTTDMIATWLSYSQENDVLMVSNNKGMIAYRGKDGKELWRKYAQGKGFAGHPENLWDRVILWKDQVIDQRGPGLAYNIATGESIQRKHPVTDEEIDWEFTKKGHHCNYAIANEHLLTFRAGDAGFCDVETGTTSRLTGFRSGCRNSLIPAGGVLNAPNMAHGCVCGYSIFTSLALVHVPDADLWTYGALKKPDVQPRQLAVNFGAPGDRVDETGMMWLDYPSVGGTSPDVEVKVTGDNPSYYRNHSARIHGSDLKWVAASGVEGAEEITIKLPGRAKQPRNYTVRLYFAEPNDTSAGHRQFNVSLQDQQLLADLDVAKAAGGSQRILVKEFKEIAITEELKISLTPGVGRPVLCGVAIAAEN from the coding sequence ATGTTGCGGATCACGTTGGCGGGACTGCTTTTTGTGGGGTATTTGTGGGCCGGCCTCTCAACGGTCGTTGCTGGGGATTGGCCGACATGGCGGTACGATAGTCAGCGGAGCGCTGCTGCGCCCGATGCACTCCCGGCAAAGTTGCATCTGCAATGGACACTCCAACGTCCCCCTTCGGCCCCCGCATGGCCCGAAGATCCGCGTTTGCAATTCGATGCGGGGTATGAACCGATCGTGGTTGGCGACACGCTGTATGTTGGCTCCGCACGGAATGATTCGCTGACGGCGATCGCGGCATCGACCGGGGATGAGAAATGGAAATTTTTCGCCGGAGGCCCGATTCGATTCGCCCCGGTGTTCACCGAAGGCCGGTTGTATTTCGGCGCGGATGATGGTGTGTTTTATTGCCTCGATGCTGAAACGGGTACCGTCGTTTGGCAGCACGATACAGCTCCCACAAATCGCAAGGTGATCGGCAATGGCCGGTTGACATCGGTATGGCCCATGCGGGGCGGACCGGTTTTGAGCGACGGCAAAATCCAATTCACAACCGGTGTCTGGCCGTTTGAAGGAGTGATGCTTTACACGCTCGATCTGCAAAACGCAGACGCCACTGATGAGAAGCCGCACCTGACAAGCACCGTGCTCGCGGATTCCGCACCGCAAGGCTATGCCGTCGTCGCCGGTGACCGACTGTTCTTGCCCTGTGGCCGTGAGAGGGTGCTGGCCCGTTCGCTCAGCACGGGAAAACCAATTGGGATGAAGTACGATTCCCGCGGCAAGACTGATTTTCATGCCATTGCAGCCGGTGACTGGTTGTTTCATGGCGAGAAGATTTTTCACGTCCAGGATCAACTCCTAGCAGCTGTCGAAGCACGGCGACCTGTGGTGGCGGATAATACGGTCTACGGTGTCCAAGGGGGGAACGTGGTTGCCTTGGATTTGGCGGATCCCCAATACACAGAGACCAAAGACCGTCGCGGCAAACTGGTCAAACAGTTATCCTTAGCCAAGAAATGGGAATTGTCCTACGCCGACATTGTGGGAAAAGCCGAGGGCGATGCAGCCAAATGGTTGGCGGACAACCCGCTGACGATCCACCTCAAGGCCGGCAATCGTTTGTATGGATATCAGGCCGGACAAGTCTTCGCCATCGATTTGCCCACGGAGAATTCTCCGGCAAACAAAACATGGTCCGCCGCGATTGAGGGAACACCGACGTCGATGGTCGCGGCTGCTGACAAATTGTTTGTTGTGACGCAGGAGGGGAAATTCTATTGTTTTGGTGCCGAAAAAACCGATCCGCGACACCACAAACCAGAGAGTGTGGAGCTTGCATCAACTGATGCCGCCACTGCGGAAAAGGTTGCAGCATTACTCAAAGCGTCACCGTCGGATACTGGGTATGCCCTCGTCATGGGCGTCTCCGACGGCGGTTTGATCGAGGAGTTGCTACTTCAATCGCAGTTGCCGGTGATTGCCGTCGATCAGGACGCTGCAAAAATCGATGCCGTCCGTCGCAAATTGGATGCTGCCGGTGTCTATGGCACGCGCGTCTCGGCGCATGTCGGCCGGCCGTTGGAGTTCGGATTGCCGCCCTACATGGCGTCGTTGATCACGTCCGAAGATGCGCAGTCGGGTGATATTTCTGATGCGGCAAGCGTGATTCAAAAGACATTTCAAATCCTTCGACCCTACGGCGGCGCGGCTTACTTGGCGACCTCAGATGTCGAGCACGAGATGCTTGTGCATTTTGTCGCCGCTTTAGGATTAGCGAACGCCGAAGTCCGTCGTGTGGGGGATCTCTCCTCGATTTCCCGTGAAGGTTCGTTGCCCGGTGCAGCTGATTGGACACACGAATATGGCGACACCGCCAACACGTTGATGTCCAAAGACAAGCTGGTCAAAGCGCCGCTGGGCGTATTGTGGTTTGGCGGACCGGCGGCGGACGGAGATTTGTTTTATAACCGCCACTATTGGGGCCCAAGCTTGACCGTGATCGGCGGGCGAATGTTTTTGCAGGGTCCGAATAAATTGTCGGCCGTCGATATCTACACCGGCCGTGTGTTGTGGCAAATGCCGCTCAAAGATAGTGACGAAATCCAACCTGGTCGTCGCGGTAATGATTTCGAGGAAGTCATAGCCGGCTTCAATTTCGTTGCGATGGAAGATGGAATCTACCTCGTCAATGAGCAGGTCTGCCGTCGTTACGACCCCGCCACCGGCAAAGTGATGTCAGAATTCACGTTGCCTAAAGCTGAGGGGCAATGGGGCCGGTTTCGCGTTTATGAGGATCTGTTGATCGCAGAAGTCTTTCGCGAAGTCCCCGGCAAGGGACGGTTGCCGGTCGAGTTGCAAGCGATCGACCGCAATAGCGGGGAGACCGTCTGGAAGAAAACAGCCAAGTTTAGTTTCCCCTTCGTCGCCATCAACGGCGGCAAGTTGTATTGCTTTGATGGCATGATTCAAGATCTGTATCTCGACTGGAAACGCCGCGGAAAAATTCCCGAAGCAGGCCCCGACCGGGATGTCGTTGCTATGGATGTTCGCAGCGGCAAAGAATTCTGGCGGTACACGACCGACATGATTGCCACCTGGCTGAGTTATTCCCAGGAGAACGACGTGCTGATGGTCTCCAACAACAAGGGGATGATCGCCTATCGCGGCAAGGATGGCAAAGAGCTGTGGCGGAAGTATGCTCAAGGGAAAGGCTTTGCCGGCCATCCGGAAAACCTGTGGGACCGCGTGATTTTGTGGAAGGATCAAGTGATCGACCAGCGCGGTCCAGGACTGGCCTACAACATCGCAACCGGCGAGTCGATCCAGCGCAAACATCCGGTGACGGATGAGGAGATTGACTGGGAGTTCACAAAAAAAGGGCATCATTGCAATTACGCAATTGCCAACGAACATTTGTTGACGTTTCGCGCAGGGGATGCTGGTTTTTGTGATGTGGAGACCGGCACAACCTCGCGGCTGACCGGGTTTCGTTCCGGGTGTCGCAACAGCCTGATCCCGGCCGGTGGTGTGTTGAATGCTCCCAACATGGCGCATGGTTGTGTGTGTGGGTATTCCATTTTCACATCGCTGGCGCTGGTGCACGTTCCCGATGCCGATTTATGGACCTACGGCGCTCTGAAAAAACCGGACGTCCAGCCACGGCAACTTGCGGTCAACTTCGGCGCCCCTGGGGACCGTGTCGATGAGACCGGCATGATGTGGTTGGATTACCCCAGTGTCGGCGGGACGTCTCCCGACGTTGAAGTGAAAGTCACCGGCGACAATCCGAGTTACTATCGCAATCACTCTGCTCGGATCCATGGCAGCGACCTGAAATGGGTCGCCGCTTCGGGAGTCGAGGGAGCGGAGGAGATCACCATTAAACTCCCCGGTCGTGCCAAGCAACCCCGTAACTACACGGTGCGTCTCTATTTTGCCGAACCGAATGACACCTCCGCAGGACATCGTCAATTCAATGTGTCATTGCAGGATCAGCAGCTCCTTGCCGACTTGGACGTCGCAAAAGCAGCGGGCGGCTCGCAGCGGATCTTGGTCAAGGAGTTCAAAGAGATTGCGATCACCGAGGAACTAAAAATCTCACTCACCCCCGGAGTAGGACGACCGGTCTTGTGTGGCGTCGCGATCGCGGCGGAGAACTGA
- a CDS encoding GNAT family N-acetyltransferase, whose amino-acid sequence MTDTLDVHPASPDEVVVAHRNVYDIWSKGRSLEEHIQYRLNADPHRRATWFVGCAGRHVATSLGSYPVEFQVRGETIPGFAIGSVYTCGEYRGKGYAAKLIEGVEQQLAERGMRLSILYSDIAAEYYAAMGYRLCPASAGWRYLSTVTKSNTDEILTEFQEADDFAAMSAMYHDYHGATPFSIRRSDDYWRAMSSKFPEDRFFWLKAEDGSNRGYVRLTPDPHGWRILDYACADQTNESLSALYQAVLSLTAGWDVDRCGGWLPNNPITNDLFEVKDRKSEITMIKSLDPALVIDDEIIAAADRFCEMDHV is encoded by the coding sequence ATGACCGACACACTCGACGTCCATCCCGCCTCGCCCGATGAAGTCGTTGTTGCCCACCGCAATGTTTACGATATCTGGAGCAAAGGCCGTTCACTCGAAGAACATATTCAATACCGCCTCAATGCCGATCCGCACCGTCGGGCGACATGGTTTGTGGGCTGCGCCGGCAGGCATGTTGCAACTTCGCTGGGAAGCTATCCCGTCGAGTTTCAAGTGCGTGGCGAAACAATTCCCGGTTTTGCAATCGGGTCAGTCTACACCTGCGGCGAATATCGTGGCAAAGGCTACGCGGCAAAGCTGATTGAAGGGGTCGAGCAGCAACTCGCCGAGCGCGGTATGCGGTTGTCAATTCTTTATTCCGACATCGCCGCCGAATATTACGCCGCAATGGGCTATCGACTCTGCCCCGCCTCGGCCGGTTGGCGTTATCTCTCCACGGTCACCAAGTCGAACACCGACGAGATTTTGACCGAATTCCAGGAAGCCGACGACTTCGCCGCGATGTCGGCCATGTACCACGACTACCATGGAGCGACACCGTTTTCGATTCGCCGCAGCGACGACTATTGGCGGGCGATGTCCAGCAAGTTTCCCGAGGACCGCTTTTTCTGGTTGAAAGCCGAAGACGGATCGAACCGCGGCTACGTCCGTTTGACTCCGGATCCCCACGGCTGGCGCATCCTAGATTACGCCTGTGCGGACCAAACCAATGAATCGTTGTCGGCATTGTACCAAGCCGTACTGTCCCTGACTGCCGGATGGGACGTCGATCGCTGCGGGGGTTGGTTGCCGAACAATCCGATCACAAACGATCTCTTCGAAGTGAAGGACCGCAAATCAGAAATCACGATGATCAAATCGCTCGACCCAGCGCTGGTGATCGACGACGAAATCATCGCCGCCGCTGATCGTTTCTGTGAAATGGATCACGTGTAG